CGGAGATGACTACCGGAGTTGCAGAGGGCGAGTCCGGTGCTGCTGGCCTGAAGACGAACTCAATCACCACCACGAGCCAAGCCTGAGTCGACAAGGATGAAGAAGACCCAAGGCGGATGTGAGACGCGACGGCGAGCTGGTAACGGAGAAGCGACGACTCTGGAGCTTCGGGACAAGATACCACCACTTGAGCTCAGCCACGGAGACGACCTGAAGACGGAGGATCGTGGAGGAGAGCTCCAACGGAGAAAACAAGAAGACGATGACCAAagcagagagaaagaaaaaatatggtGTTGACACGTGGTTGAAAAACCACACTTAAAACCGGTCACCAAAATACCCCATTAAGGATCGATAACAAcccttttcttttattttgatttaattaaatcatcAATTTTATCTAAGGACTCCATTAAGGATTCCCGATAATGATGGTCTTAGAGGTCTAAAACCCATTTTTTTACTGGGAACTCTTGTTTGTGTAACCGGGAACTCATGGTATATAATATTGGCACACGGCAAAAAGAAAACTACAAGTTAGATTTGGGTCAACATGTTACTTATACTAATAAGCGCAATTGTAAAAGGCCTTTGCAGCTAGGAAAACGCTTACAAAACCCACcaaaacatttaatataattcgACCCGGCCCacttatgtattttttttctaaacaccTTTAAAGATAAACATGCATGGATTatccataacaaaaaaaaaaatcccatgGAGAAAAATTATCCTGCCACCACAAGTTTTCTGAAAACgaaatttatgtatttaattaaaCCTACCAACACTAAAAACAAGTgtacaaaataaacaaatacaaCAACCACTAAAATCTCGCCACGTACAAAAAACCACAGTTCGTAATAGAGTGTggtggtctctctctctctctctcggtctCGATTTCTGATTTCCCACTGTACGACCAAAACTAAACCACACAGACACATAAACTAATTGATCCGCTGCTGCTGAAGACTTCGAAACCATGTCTTGTTTGGGTAGGATCTTGTCTGTTTCCCACCCACCTGATCCGTACGGTTCGCGTTTTTCAGTGTCAAAGCTGTCTTCACCAGTGAGAAACCGAAGGCTGAGATGGCGTTTCACGGCCTTGGACTCTGACTCTTCCTCTCTCGATTCTGATTCCTCCGACAAATTCGCTTCCGGGTAATCAAATTAAGCTCTTTAAACCGATGTTTTTGTTATGCCCATGAGAGAGTTGAATCAGTAAAGTTTCAGACTTTGGAGTTTAAtcgtttttgaagtttctactttttgattttttattttttttaatgcaggttTTGTATCATAGAAGGGCCTGAAACAGTACAGGACTTTGCTAAAATGCAATTACAAGAGATTCAAGATAACATTAGAAGCAGACGAAACAAGATCTTCTTGCACATGGAAGAGGTTTTATTAATTAGTTTCTATAACTGTCTTCCTCCTTTGCTAACTATCTGTTAATACACAGGTACGGAGGCTAAGAATACAACAACGGATTAGAAACACAGAACTTGGAATCATAGACGAAGAGCAAGAACATGAACTACCTAACTTCCCCTCTTTTATCCCATTCTTACCTCCTTTGGTAAGTATTTAAACACTTTCTTTAGAgggttttgtgtgttttgtatTGATAATAAATACATGTTGATTTTGCTAGACTGCTGCCAATTTGAGAGTCTATTACGCAACTTGCTTCTCACTCATTGCTGGGATCATCCTCTTCGGTGGCCTACTAGCTCCTACTGTAAGCCCTTCTTTAAGATTGGCAATATACTTCCTCCGTTTCGAAAAGatccataagaaaaaaattgtttcaaatagatatttgttttttacatttttcatgCATTATTTAATGGTAAATTATAAACTGCAAAAAAATAATTGTGATTATTaa
The nucleotide sequence above comes from Brassica napus cultivar Da-Ae chromosome A9, Da-Ae, whole genome shotgun sequence. Encoded proteins:
- the BNAA09G05780D gene encoding protein ORANGE, chloroplastic, with the translated sequence MSCLGRILSVSHPPDPYGSRFSVSKLSSPVRNRRLRWRFTALDSDSSSLDSDSSDKFASGFCIIEGPETVQDFAKMQLQEIQDNIRSRRNKIFLHMEEVRRLRIQQRIRNTELGIIDEEQEHELPNFPSFIPFLPPLTAANLRVYYATCFSLIAGIILFGGLLAPTLELKLGIGGTSYKDFIQSLHLPMQLSQVDPIVASFSGGAVGVISALMVVEVNNVKQQEHKRCKYCLGTGYLACARCSSTGSLVISEPVSAIAGGNHSVSTSKTERCSNCSGAGKVMCPTCLCTGMAMASEHDPRIDPFL